From Alloacidobacterium dinghuense:
CCAGGAGATGATCGTTATGAAAGTTAAGATATGCAGCAGAGTTCTTTTCGCGCTGTTCAACTTGTTTCTGTTTGCAACCGTTGCCGTCTGTGAGACGGACCCTCCGGCTGTGCCTGTGGGACATGTTTCCGACCTCGCGTTTCTGGCGGGGCGCTGGCAGGGAACAGTAGATTCGAGCAAGATTGCGCAGGTTTGCGATTCGCCTGACGCAAGCTCGATGGTCTGCATTTTTCACCTGTTGAACGAGGCCGGGAAGCTGGACATGATTGAGGTCTACACGCTGCGCGATACGCCAGAGGGCGTAGTGGAGAAAGTCAGGTTCTTTTCGCCAGAGCTGGGAGAGGAAGCGGGGACTGCAGCGACAACGATGAAGCTGGTAAGCGTGAGCTCCGACAAATTGGTCTTTGAAAACCCGAATGGGACGTATCCGAAGCGGAGCACGAT
This genomic window contains:
- a CDS encoding DUF6265 family protein, with the translated sequence MKVKICSRVLFALFNLFLFATVAVCETDPPAVPVGHVSDLAFLAGRWQGTVDSSKIAQVCDSPDASSMVCIFHLLNEAGKLDMIEVYTLRDTPEGVVEKVRFFSPELGEEAGTAATTMKLVSVSSDKLVFENPNGTYPKRSTIYRTSADAFTSKVELIDAKGVATEFEAYWHRVS